GCCCAGCATGTACGACGTCGAACATGTCGAACTGTTCAAGGCAATCCGCAGCGGCACGCCGATCAACAATGGCAACTACATGTGCTCCAGCACGATGCTCGCCATCATGGGTCGCATGGCCACCTACACGGGCGAACAAGTGACCTGGGAAAAGGCGATGGCTTCGACCGAAGACCTCACCCCACCTTCGTACGCTTGGGGCCCGATGGAAGTTCCACCAGTGGCTATGCCTGGCCAAACCAAGTTCGTCTAAGCGCGATCAGGAGTAGAGCCGGCTCCACCGGCCGACTCGAAGCTGACATCAAAAACTTGAAGCGACCACGAGCCTTGCAACTCGTGGTCGCTTTTTTCGTACCTACAAATCTTTGATGGAACGGGGCCTATGGAGATGCGGCTAAGCTGATCCGCGAGATGAAGCAACGGATCGCCTGAAAGTCTAAAACTTCACCTGACCGTTGACGATCACATGCTTGGCCCGGCCCTGGAGCTGCATCCCAGCTAGAGGTGTATTGGCGCTCTTCGAGTGGAATGTCTTGGGCTCTACCGTCCAGCTAACGCTGGGGTCGATGATGGTGATATCGGCATCGGCACCGATGGCGAGCGTCCCTTTTTTGATGCCGAGCACTCGCGCGGGATTAGTCGAGAGCTTCGCGATGGCATCGCTCCAGGACAAGTGTCCCGGCTCAATCAGCTTGGTGATGACCAGCGCCAGCGTGGTCTCGAGACCCACGGCACCAAACGGCGCGAGGTCGAGCTCTTGCATCTTCTTTTCGCTGGCACGGGGCTGATGACTCGAGGCGATCACATCGATCGTTCCATCCTTAAGCCCAGCGATGCAGGCCTCGACATGTTTCACCGAGCGAAGTGGCGGGCTCAGTTTGTACGATGAATCAAACGAGCGCAGGCACTCGTCGGTGAGTGTGAAATGCAGCGGCGCGATTTCAGCGGTGACAGGAATCTGACGCTGCTTCGCGCGGCGGATCAAATCGATCGCGCCACTGCTACTGATGTTCATCAGATGCAGCGTCCCTCCAGTGGCATCGGCGAGCCGCAAATCGCGACTGGTCATCACATCTTCTGCGGCGGGAGCAATCCCGGCGAGCCCCAGCACCATCGAGATCGTCCCTTCGTGCATCACGCCGCCGCGCGACAGTTCATACACTTCGGGATGATGCAAAATCGGTCGCTTGAACATGATGCAGTATTCGAGCGCGCGGCGCATCAGGTCGGCGTTTTGAATACTTTTGCTGCCGTCGGAAAAGGCAATCGCCCCCGCTTCTACCAGCGAACCGATTTCGGCGAGCTCTTTGCCATCGCAATTTTTACTCGCAGCAGCCACGACATAGACATTGCAATTTCCCGCACGAGAAGCCTTTTGCCGAATAAACTCCACAGCGGCCGGGGTATCGATCGGCGGATCGGTGTCGGGCATACAAGCGATCGACGTATAGCCCCCTGCAATGGCTGCGGCGGTGCCGCTCATGATGGTTTCGTCTTCTTCGAAACCTGGCTCGCGCAGTTCGACATGCATGTCGACCAGACCTGGCGAGACAATCAGCCCCTCGGCATCGAGCACGTGATCGGTCGGCCCGGGCTCGACATCGTAAGCGGCAATCTTCCCGTTCTCGACGAGCAGATTTGCCCTACGATCGAGCCCCTGGCTCGGATCAATAACGCGGCCCCCTCGGATGACCAATCGACTCACAACAGCTACTCCTGCTTGGCTGGACTTCGCATAAATCGGCTCAGCACACTCGCTGCTTACTTGGCACCGCTGGTGGCAACTTGCCCCGCCATGATTGTGAGCCACAGCACCGCCATCCGCACGGCAATGCCGTTGGTCACTTGCTCGAGAATCACGCTGTGAGGACCATCGGCCACATCGGGCGTGATCTCGACACCACGATTGATCGGCCCCGGGGCCATGATCAGGATGTCGTCTTTCGCCTTTTCCATCCGTTCGCGATTCATCGCATACAGCAGGGCATATTCGCGCACGCTCGGAAAGGGGCGCGTGTATTGCCGCTCGAACTGAATGCGGAGCAAATTGAGGACGTCGCAGCGAGGCAGAATTTCATCGAGGCTGTAGGCCACTTCGACCCCAAACTGCTCCCATCGCTTCGAGACCAGCGTCGAGGGGCCACACACAATCACGTGCGCACCCAGCTTCTTGAGGCCCCAGATGTTCGACCGCGCGGTGCGGCTGTGAGCAATGTCTCCCACAAGCGCCACAGTCAGCCCTTGCAAATTCGGGCGCCGCTGACGAATCGTCAGGATGTCGAGCAAACCTTGCGTTGGATGTTCGTGGGGACCGTCGCCTGCGTTGATCACGCTGCAATCGAGGTTGCTGGCCAACAGCTGCGGCGTGCCAGGAGTTCGATGCCGAATCACCACCGCCGAGACGTTCATCGCCTCGATATTTTTGGCGGTATCGATGACCGTCTCCCCTTTAGCCGTACTGCTGCCTGACGACGAAAACTCCACCGTATCGGCCCCGAGGCGACGCGCGGCCAGCGAGAAGCTGTTCCGTGTGCGAGTGCTGTTTTCGAAGAACAGGTTGGCGAGCGTGTGGCCCGTCAGGACCTGAATCTTTTTTCGGCAGCCGTCGGTGGCAGTTCGAAAATGCTCGGCGTAGTCAAGAATGCAGGTGAGTTCTTCGGCCGACAGCGACTCAAGATCGAGCAAATGCGACCGCTTCCAAACGGGTGGGAGCGACGCAAACGCGTGGAGGATGTCTGTCATCGAGCGTGGTGGAGAGCCAGAGTTCAGAAGCCGATCGTTCGCGCGTAGGTGGCTAGGACGACCAGGGCAGATGACGCGTCGAGAATTCTAGGACCCGCCTCCCCTTCTCGCAAGGACCGAGAGGTCGGAGGGCTCATTCGGCGGCTAATCCGGAACATGCCCCAGTTTGGTGAGATCGACCTGAGCCGAGGTGAGGCGGTTGTTCTCGAGTGCGACGGTAACGAAAAAGTCTTTCTGGCAGAGGTGGCATTCGCAGTAACCTTCGACGAGCAGCAGCGCTGCGCCGAGCTGATCGGCAGACGAAACGGGCTCGCGAAGCATGCGGGGATAGTCGTCGCCAAGCTTCAAATGCAACTGATTCGCAGTGTTGCCGTGGCGCAGCTCGATCTCCATTTCCCCCTGCTTTCCGCAGCGCGGACAGGTGAGCAAAGCCGCCAGCGTATTGAAGGTTCCCATCGGGTCGCCCCATGATTTCTGCGTCTCGGAACGACTCCGGTAGTCACTCACGAGGCCAGGATAGCCTACGACGAAGTGGCGCGACTATCTAGAAGTTCAGGCGACGGGCGGGTATGTTCGCGGGACTCGGATTGGTAGTTTTTCTCACCTTAGTGGAGATTCTAGGATGCGTAAGTTGGCAATGTTGGTGAGCACACTGGTGCTCGGCGGAGCGATGCTGATGACGAGCATGGTGACAGCAGAAGAGTCGGCCAAGCTGGAAGCGGGGGACCGAATTGTGTTCCTCGGCGACTCGATCACGCAGCAAGGAGCTGGCAAAGAGGGTTACGTGACGATGGTCGCCGAGGCCCTCGCGAAAGATCATGCCGATCTGAAGATCGAAGTGATTGGGGCGGGGATCAGTGGTCACAAAGTGCCGAACCTCGAAGCGCGTCTCGATAAGGACGTCCTCGACAAGAATCCGACGAAAGTGATCATCTACATCGGCATCAACGATGTATGGCACTCGCAAAGTGGCCGCGGCACGTCGAAGGAAGATTTCGAGGCGGGACTGGGCCGCTTGATCACCCGTATCCGCGAAAAGGGAGCGACTCCCCTTCTCTGCACCGCCAGCGTGATCGGTGAAAAGACCGACGGCTCGAACGACCTCGACACGATGCTGGCCGAATACTGCGAAATCTCGCGCAAAGTGGCTGCTGCTAACAAAGTGCAGCTGATCGACCTGAACAAGGCTTTTTGGGAACACATCAAGGCCAACAACCCCGAGAACAAGGATCGCGGCATTCTGACTGGCGATCGCGTGCACCTGAACAAAGCAGGCAATGCGTTTGTCGCCAAGCAGATGCTCGCAGCCCTGGGGGCCGCAACGGAAACCAAGCAGACCCTCCGCCATGTCGTGCTGTTTAAGTTCAAGGACGATGTGACGAAGGAGCAGGTGCAAGAGGTGGTGGATGCTTTCGCGGCTTTGCCTGCAAAGATCCCCACGATCACCGGTTTTGAATGGGGAACCGATGTGAGCATCGAAAACAAGGCCGCCGGTTTCACGCACGGCTTTGTGGTGTCGTTTGCCACCGCCAAAGATCGGGACGACTATATCCCGCACCCTGCTCACGCCGAGTTTGTGAAGTTGGTTGGCCCGCGACTCGACAACGTACTGGTGTTCGACTTCTTTCTCGGCAAATAGTCCCAAGATTACCGACAAGTAATTTCACGTCAAAAGCAGCATGCCCATCATTCGATCACTAGCAGATCGTTTGATGGGCATTTTCATGCGCCAGAAGTGAACGCTGCGCAATCAGTGGTGCTCGAACCACGACCTAGATCGCTTCGCCACCACGTTCGCCCGTGCGAATGCGAACACAGTCGTCCATCGGCAGGACGAAAATCTTTCCATCGCCAATCTGACCAGTCTCGCCGCTTCGTCCACCCCGAATGATGGCGTTGATGGTCGGCTCGACAAAATCGTCGTTCACGGCGATTTGCAGCTGCACTTTGCGGAGGAGATTCACTTTGTATTCTTGGCCCCGATAGAGCTCGGTCTGCCCCTTTTGGCGGCCGAAACCCTGGCAATCCATCACGGTGAGCCGGAAGACTTCCACCTCGGTGAGGGCGGCTTTGACTTCCTCGAGTTTGCCGGGCTGAATGATGGCAATGATGAGCTTCATGAGCGGTGGCTAGTCAATCGCTGCGAGCAAGTTGGGGAGGGAGAGGTGTGAGCAAAAGCTCTGGCAATGGTCGCCCAAGGACCACGCTTAGGATGCCGAATTATAATGCAATCGGAGTGCCAAGAGCGTTTGCGAAACTCAATTGTAGTCGGAACGCTGGAAAGATGCAGCCGCGCGAGGGATGTTGCCGGCGCTAGAAGTTTCGAAGTGCCAACAAAAATACCCCGCCGCTGGTGCGACGGGGCATATGGTGGCATCAGGCCGGGACCCGATGCATTTCGCCTGAAAGTTTCACATGCAGGGCCGAGGTGTGTTTAAAACACCCCGGCCTGGATGGGCGAGGCGGACGCCCATCCAGACCATTGGGGTATCCTTCTGGCCCAGGCAAGAGCCGAAGTGCTCCCACATGAACGACTGATCCGAGACAGCCTCGTCTCCTGAGGCATCACCCGCTGCCCGAGGCGCCAGAGTCTTGTGGACTAACCGACGCTCGGACAACTGGTAGGGTTTCACACCGCTTCCGTGCTCGGTTTGCCAGCTGGTACGGTCGAGCCTGACATGCCAACGCTGTGCATGCCCGACGAACCTGGCGTGTGTTCGAGCGATACGATGCCTTGTGGATAGGCATACATACCGTGCTCGGTGATATCGAGACCAAGGATTTCTTCTTCAGCATCGACGCGGAGAACACCACAAGCCTTCATCGCAAAGAACATGACCAGCGAAGTGCCGAGTGCCCAAACCCCGATGACAGCAGTGCCAATGACCTGGATCACGATGAAGTCGGTGCGGGTGACACCTTCAGCGAGATCGCCGAAGATGCCAGTAGCAACACCGGCCCACATGCCGCAGATGCCGTGTACAGGGAAGGCACCGACAGGATCGTCAACGCCAACCTTGTCGAGCAGCACGATGCCGAGAACGACGAGCACGCCAGCTACACCACTGATGATGAACGATTCACC
This window of the Pirellula staleyi DSM 6068 genome carries:
- a CDS encoding dihydroorotase, with the protein product MSRLVIRGGRVIDPSQGLDRRANLLVENGKIAAYDVEPGPTDHVLDAEGLIVSPGLVDMHVELREPGFEEDETIMSGTAAAIAGGYTSIACMPDTDPPIDTPAAVEFIRQKASRAGNCNVYVVAAASKNCDGKELAEIGSLVEAGAIAFSDGSKSIQNADLMRRALEYCIMFKRPILHHPEVYELSRGGVMHEGTISMVLGLAGIAPAAEDVMTSRDLRLADATGGTLHLMNISSSGAIDLIRRAKQRQIPVTAEIAPLHFTLTDECLRSFDSSYKLSPPLRSVKHVEACIAGLKDGTIDVIASSHQPRASEKKMQELDLAPFGAVGLETTLALVITKLIEPGHLSWSDAIAKLSTNPARVLGIKKGTLAIGADADITIIDPSVSWTVEPKTFHSKSANTPLAGMQLQGRAKHVIVNGQVKF
- a CDS encoding Dabb family protein; protein product: MRKLAMLVSTLVLGGAMLMTSMVTAEESAKLEAGDRIVFLGDSITQQGAGKEGYVTMVAEALAKDHADLKIEVIGAGISGHKVPNLEARLDKDVLDKNPTKVIIYIGINDVWHSQSGRGTSKEDFEAGLGRLITRIREKGATPLLCTASVIGEKTDGSNDLDTMLAEYCEISRKVAAANKVQLIDLNKAFWEHIKANNPENKDRGILTGDRVHLNKAGNAFVAKQMLAALGAATETKQTLRHVVLFKFKDDVTKEQVQEVVDAFAALPAKIPTITGFEWGTDVSIENKAAGFTHGFVVSFATAKDRDDYIPHPAHAEFVKLVGPRLDNVLVFDFFLGK
- a CDS encoding aspartate carbamoyltransferase catalytic subunit, whose translation is MTDILHAFASLPPVWKRSHLLDLESLSAEELTCILDYAEHFRTATDGCRKKIQVLTGHTLANLFFENSTRTRNSFSLAARRLGADTVEFSSSGSSTAKGETVIDTAKNIEAMNVSAVVIRHRTPGTPQLLASNLDCSVINAGDGPHEHPTQGLLDILTIRQRRPNLQGLTVALVGDIAHSRTARSNIWGLKKLGAHVIVCGPSTLVSKRWEQFGVEVAYSLDEILPRCDVLNLLRIQFERQYTRPFPSVREYALLYAMNRERMEKAKDDILIMAPGPINRGVEITPDVADGPHSVILEQVTNGIAVRMAVLWLTIMAGQVATSGAK
- a CDS encoding P-II family nitrogen regulator; this translates as MKLIIAIIQPGKLEEVKAALTEVEVFRLTVMDCQGFGRQKGQTELYRGQEYKVNLLRKVQLQIAVNDDFVEPTINAIIRGGRSGETGQIGDGKIFVLPMDDCVRIRTGERGGEAI